One Gloeobacter morelensis MG652769 DNA window includes the following coding sequences:
- the hflX gene encoding GTPase HflX, producing the protein MSPEFAERLAALSAELETPLCVYANRRGQVVRVGVGTPKETQFSADELPRQGAERLSGLRCVATRLDGDGPSRGDLTALALQRLDALVILDVAIQGHRRQGGGLSGFVQRVHVANLVPDPLAKWVVSTPQPLGQVSNQDFDEFLGDLEDEFRREWTARVVESDRERVLLIDFFSTRTSQRAMEEELSELVQLVTSAGGEVLKVFYQRREQPDSSTLIGRGKLEEVALSVQELGANLVVCGRELTSSQARNLELALGVRVVDRTELILDIFARRARSHEGKLQVELAQLQYLMPRLTGKGEALSRLGGGIGTRGPGETKLETDRRVIRRRIAKLQGEVDDLQAHRARMRARRQRKEVPVFALVGYTNAGKSTLLNALTGAGTLVADQLFATLDPTTRRLELPTGDAVLLTDTVGFVHDLPPQLIDAFRATLEEVTEADALLHVVDLSNPAWMNHIQAVQHILESLPIATGPQLLVFNKVDRVSSQVRAFAEQEYPLAIFICAKHGSGFLALREALIRWVRSLSDLWPPMAESGTGGELGAN; encoded by the coding sequence TTGAGCCCTGAGTTTGCCGAGCGGCTGGCCGCCCTGAGTGCGGAGCTGGAGACGCCCCTGTGCGTCTACGCCAACCGCAGAGGCCAGGTGGTGCGCGTCGGGGTGGGCACCCCCAAAGAAACCCAGTTTTCGGCGGACGAACTGCCGCGCCAGGGTGCCGAGCGCCTGAGCGGCCTGCGCTGCGTGGCGACCCGCCTCGATGGCGACGGCCCCAGCCGCGGCGATCTGACGGCCCTCGCCCTGCAGCGCCTGGATGCGCTGGTGATTCTCGATGTGGCCATCCAGGGCCACCGGCGCCAGGGCGGCGGGCTGAGCGGCTTTGTCCAGCGCGTGCACGTCGCCAACCTGGTGCCCGATCCGCTCGCCAAGTGGGTAGTCTCGACGCCCCAGCCGCTGGGTCAGGTGAGCAACCAGGACTTTGACGAATTTCTCGGGGATCTCGAAGACGAATTTCGCCGGGAATGGACAGCGCGGGTAGTCGAAAGCGACCGCGAGCGGGTGCTGCTTATCGACTTTTTCTCGACGCGCACCAGCCAGCGCGCCATGGAAGAGGAACTGTCCGAACTGGTACAACTGGTCACCAGTGCGGGCGGCGAGGTACTCAAAGTCTTTTACCAGCGCCGCGAACAACCCGACTCCTCGACTTTGATCGGTCGGGGCAAACTCGAAGAAGTGGCCCTGAGCGTTCAGGAACTGGGGGCCAATCTGGTCGTCTGCGGACGCGAACTGACCTCAAGCCAGGCGCGCAACCTGGAACTCGCCCTGGGGGTGCGCGTGGTGGACCGTACCGAACTGATTCTCGATATTTTTGCCCGCCGCGCCCGCTCCCACGAGGGCAAGCTGCAGGTGGAGCTGGCCCAGTTGCAATATCTGATGCCGCGCCTGACGGGCAAGGGCGAGGCTCTCTCGCGCTTGGGCGGCGGCATCGGTACCCGCGGTCCCGGTGAAACGAAACTGGAGACCGACCGGCGGGTGATCCGCCGCCGGATCGCCAAATTGCAGGGCGAGGTGGATGACCTGCAGGCCCACCGCGCCCGCATGCGCGCCCGCCGCCAGCGCAAGGAAGTACCCGTCTTCGCCCTGGTGGGTTATACCAACGCCGGCAAATCGACCCTGCTCAACGCCCTCACCGGCGCCGGAACCCTGGTGGCGGACCAACTGTTTGCCACCCTCGATCCGACCACGCGCCGCCTGGAATTGCCCACCGGCGACGCGGTGCTGCTCACCGACACGGTCGGCTTCGTGCACGATCTACCGCCGCAACTCATCGACGCCTTTCGGGCCACCCTCGAAGAAGTCACCGAGGCCGACGCCCTGCTGCACGTGGTCGATCTGTCCAACCCGGCCTGGATGAACCATATCCAGGCGGTGCAGCACATCCTCGAAAGCCTGCCCATCGCCACCGGACCGCAACTCCTGGTCTTCAACAAAGTCGACCGGGTCAGCTCCCAGGTGCGCGCCTTCGCCGAGCAAGAATATCCGCTCGCGATCTTCATCTGCGCCAAGCACGGCTCGGGATTTTTGGCGCTGCGCGAGGCGCTCATCCGCTGGGTGCGCTCGCTGAGCGATCTGTGGCCGCCCATGGCCGAATCGGGCACAGGCGGCGAACTGGGGGCTAATTAA
- a CDS encoding carbohydrate ABC transporter permease: MRTFGWLAVVVGAGIVLLPLVLVVVSSLQPGGLVASLDPGRWNFGNYRAAWAQANFLLAFALTALVAGMVTLLQVVTSALAGYALARLNFRGKRGVLLLVLATIVIPYQVLVVPIFLVLRAGGLVNSFWALVLPTAANGYGIYLLRQFFLTVPLALEEAAYIDGASRLRVLWEILLPLSRPALVTLGLFTFIAEWNDLFKPLVFAPAGNLLTVQLALSRFQETFATDFSLLMAATVISSLPVIVLFALGQRQLVRGIATTGLKN; this comes from the coding sequence ATGCGCACTTTCGGCTGGCTGGCGGTGGTGGTGGGGGCAGGGATCGTTCTGCTGCCCCTGGTTCTGGTGGTGGTCAGCTCGCTGCAGCCGGGCGGGTTGGTGGCGAGCCTTGATCCCGGCCGTTGGAACTTCGGCAATTACCGTGCGGCCTGGGCGCAGGCCAATTTTTTGCTCGCCTTCGCCCTCACGGCGCTGGTGGCCGGGATGGTGACGTTACTGCAGGTGGTCACTTCAGCCCTCGCGGGTTACGCCCTCGCCCGGCTCAATTTTCGCGGCAAGCGCGGCGTGTTGCTGCTGGTGCTCGCCACGATCGTGATCCCTTACCAGGTGCTGGTGGTGCCGATCTTCCTGGTGCTCAGGGCCGGAGGTCTGGTCAACAGTTTCTGGGCGCTGGTCTTGCCCACCGCCGCCAACGGCTACGGTATCTATTTGCTCAGGCAATTTTTCCTCACCGTACCGCTTGCCCTCGAAGAAGCGGCCTACATCGACGGCGCGAGCCGCCTGCGGGTGCTCTGGGAAATTTTGCTGCCGCTGTCGCGCCCGGCGCTGGTGACTTTGGGGCTATTCACCTTTATTGCCGAGTGGAACGACCTGTTCAAGCCCCTGGTCTTCGCCCCGGCCGGCAATCTGCTCACGGTGCAGTTGGCCCTCAGCCGCTTTCAAGAAACCTTCGCCACCGATTTTTCGCTGCTGATGGCGGCCACCGTGATTAGCTCGCTGCCGGTAATCGTGCTGTTTGCCCTCGGCCAGCGCCAACTCGTCCGCGGTATCGCCACGACGGGCTTAAAAAATTGA
- a CDS encoding C2 family cysteine protease, which produces MNPSSRAIARERQMPEEAAEFYEEDASPGEMDEPAMALEAPEPEEPQLLASLESEGPPAVPEILSEQQDDDGNTRFRETRDAEGDITVQGASFGDEFAVEAHYDDGFLGLGILRQVDGVTVSTQSGFSKSYLGEEADNLTLRGGAGGDTFAIDAAVQADLTIEAGNGSDTIQGGGGNETIDGGRGDDAIDGGGGDDTIAGERGDDLIRGGLGNDTIDAGEGNDTIDGGGGDDKLTGGAGDDVLHAGHGRDTLEDIQGNNWFIAQAQDRVTAADQAQNETTTAADPLQVPVVEQHSFAHGAYRNFDNWDLDDDGLVEKAETIQLMSDPSIEGQDAATLGTLRSMQGQADTWNIGALSDDGRFPWSEDPEGMSQADLLAYTRLGEDDENRKLTEAYFLRTDNYIEGLSAQTRSQGLFTGDGTIEAADVEQGNAGTCNPLSALIGELSQDPEAVQERFGQNADGSFSVELGSGEQKVAPLTDAERAYFGRAENGDWQAVYEKAVLQAGLSGDGNNFENTIRAVTGNDSTAIALDGEHRAEALSALESALEDDRLALASLSDNEDEKQNGGIVLPDNHAYAVVGYEDGQVEMQNPWGREEPKGANGRPRDGKDDGRFTVSKDEFIDTFDWLGVEQPPRRPGGGR; this is translated from the coding sequence TTGAACCCTAGTAGCCGGGCGATTGCCAGGGAGCGGCAGATGCCCGAAGAAGCAGCAGAATTTTACGAAGAAGACGCATCGCCCGGGGAAATGGACGAGCCGGCGATGGCGCTCGAAGCACCGGAACCCGAGGAGCCGCAGCTGCTTGCAAGCCTTGAATCCGAGGGGCCGCCTGCGGTCCCGGAAATTCTCAGCGAACAGCAGGACGACGACGGCAACACACGTTTTCGGGAGACCCGCGACGCCGAGGGCGATATCACGGTGCAGGGGGCAAGCTTCGGCGACGAATTTGCCGTCGAGGCCCACTACGACGACGGATTTCTGGGGCTGGGCATTTTGCGGCAAGTCGACGGCGTCACAGTCTCGACCCAATCCGGCTTCAGCAAATCGTACCTGGGCGAGGAAGCTGACAACCTCACCCTTCGGGGAGGAGCCGGAGGAGATACCTTCGCCATCGACGCGGCGGTCCAGGCCGACCTTACCATCGAAGCCGGCAATGGCAGCGACACGATCCAGGGTGGCGGCGGCAACGAGACCATCGACGGCGGCCGGGGCGATGACGCGATCGACGGGGGCGGCGGCGACGACACCATTGCAGGCGAACGGGGCGACGATCTGATCCGCGGCGGTCTGGGCAATGACACGATCGACGCCGGCGAGGGCAACGACACGATCGACGGGGGCGGCGGCGACGACAAGCTTACCGGCGGCGCAGGGGACGATGTCCTGCACGCCGGGCATGGTCGCGACACCCTCGAAGACATCCAGGGCAACAACTGGTTTATCGCCCAGGCCCAGGACCGGGTCACAGCGGCAGATCAAGCCCAAAACGAAACCACCACCGCAGCGGATCCGTTGCAGGTGCCTGTCGTCGAGCAGCACAGCTTTGCCCACGGCGCCTACCGCAACTTTGACAACTGGGATCTCGACGACGACGGCCTGGTAGAAAAGGCCGAAACCATCCAGCTGATGAGCGATCCGAGCATCGAGGGCCAGGATGCGGCGACCCTGGGCACGTTGCGCTCGATGCAGGGGCAGGCCGACACCTGGAATATCGGCGCATTGAGCGACGACGGCCGCTTTCCGTGGTCGGAAGACCCTGAAGGAATGAGCCAAGCGGATTTGCTCGCCTACACCCGGCTTGGCGAGGACGACGAGAACCGCAAGCTCACCGAAGCTTACTTCCTGCGCACCGACAACTACATCGAAGGACTCAGCGCTCAAACCCGTAGCCAGGGGCTCTTTACCGGCGACGGCACCATCGAGGCGGCCGATGTCGAGCAGGGCAACGCCGGCACCTGCAATCCGCTCTCGGCCCTGATTGGCGAACTTTCTCAAGATCCCGAGGCGGTTCAGGAGCGCTTTGGGCAAAACGCAGACGGCAGCTTCAGCGTCGAACTCGGCAGCGGTGAGCAGAAGGTAGCCCCCCTCACCGACGCCGAGCGCGCCTACTTTGGCCGCGCCGAGAATGGCGACTGGCAGGCGGTCTACGAAAAAGCCGTCCTGCAGGCGGGCCTGAGCGGCGACGGCAACAACTTCGAAAATACGATCCGCGCCGTCACCGGCAACGATTCCACTGCGATCGCTCTCGACGGCGAACACCGAGCCGAGGCTCTAAGCGCTCTAGAATCGGCCCTCGAAGACGACCGGCTGGCCCTTGCCAGCCTCAGCGACAACGAGGATGAAAAGCAAAACGGCGGCATTGTCCTGCCGGACAACCACGCCTACGCCGTGGTCGGCTACGAAGATGGGCAGGTAGAAATGCAAAATCCCTGGGGCCGCGAGGAACCCAAAGGTGCGAATGGCCGCCCCCGAGACGGCAAAGACGACGGGCGTTTCACCGTGAGCAAAGACGAATTTATCGACACCTTCGACTGGTTGGGAGTGGAGCAACCGCCCCGGAGGCCGGGCGGCGGCCGTTAG
- the cobT gene encoding nicotinate mononucleotide-dependent phosphoribosyltransferase CobT yields MGEGCRRPIGARILPMVIYCFDPERGRRWTERLMGIRPQFACVLGFTETALIAGISAAGLTPEARRFTALGDGEVLLTGYSKRLPSAPEGYPSPVVISRAVAELLGLPVRVFDAGLPETCEGAVHLGGSPARCLSTGRALAPDTVAHLFAQGLAWGERLADAGGYLAIGECVAGGTTTALAVLRALGHAADGLVSSSHPRCNHTQKGALVDLAIANAALPKDASALAILAALGDPAQPAIAGMAIAASRRVPVLLAGGTQMLAVAAVAERLAAEAGLGWRPEQIAVGTTRWVAADPTADAALLAARIGVVPLLAAALDFSHSRHSALQAYERGYVKEGVGAGGLAIAAELAGIDSERLLAAIDDWLDRWNLPAPV; encoded by the coding sequence CTGGGGGAGGGTTGCCGTCGGCCGATCGGTGCCAGAATTTTGCCTATGGTCATTTACTGTTTTGATCCCGAGCGGGGGCGGCGGTGGACGGAGCGCCTGATGGGGATACGCCCGCAGTTTGCCTGCGTGCTGGGTTTTACGGAGACCGCTTTGATTGCGGGCATCTCGGCGGCGGGCCTGACACCTGAGGCCCGCCGCTTTACTGCCTTGGGCGACGGTGAGGTGTTGCTGACGGGATACTCGAAGCGTCTTCCGAGTGCCCCGGAAGGTTACCCTTCGCCGGTGGTGATTAGCCGCGCGGTGGCGGAACTGTTGGGACTGCCGGTGCGGGTATTCGACGCCGGGTTGCCCGAGACCTGCGAAGGTGCGGTCCACCTGGGCGGCTCACCGGCCCGCTGCCTGAGTACTGGCCGAGCCCTGGCACCCGATACGGTCGCTCACTTATTTGCTCAGGGGCTCGCCTGGGGCGAGCGGCTTGCGGACGCGGGCGGCTACCTGGCCATCGGCGAGTGCGTAGCCGGCGGGACGACGACGGCGCTCGCGGTGCTGCGCGCCCTGGGTCATGCCGCCGACGGGCTGGTGAGCAGTTCCCATCCCCGCTGCAACCACACCCAAAAAGGTGCCCTCGTGGATCTGGCGATCGCCAATGCCGCGTTGCCGAAGGACGCTTCCGCCCTGGCGATTCTTGCCGCCCTGGGCGATCCTGCCCAACCGGCCATTGCCGGGATGGCGATTGCGGCGAGCCGCCGGGTGCCGGTGCTGCTTGCCGGAGGGACACAGATGCTTGCGGTGGCGGCGGTGGCCGAGCGCCTCGCGGCGGAGGCGGGGCTTGGCTGGCGGCCGGAGCAGATAGCGGTGGGTACCACCCGCTGGGTGGCCGCCGATCCGACCGCCGATGCGGCGCTGTTGGCGGCGCGCATCGGGGTGGTGCCGCTTTTGGCCGCGGCGCTCGACTTTTCGCACTCCCGGCATTCGGCTTTGCAGGCTTACGAGCGCGGCTACGTCAAAGAAGGGGTAGGCGCGGGCGGTCTGGCCATTGCCGCTGAGCTTGCCGGTATCGACTCCGAACGGCTCCTGGCAGCGATCGACGATTGGCTCGATCGCTGGAACTTGCCCGCGCCGGTTTGA
- a CDS encoding M16 family metallopeptidase, whose product MLLVLWAAAPALAAEVQQTILPNGLRVLTKEIRTSPAVTVQVWYGVGSRDEVPGGTGLAHQLEHLLFKGTKARPVQFGRLFNALGADANAFTSFDQTAYYATAGSDKLEALLQLEADRMRGAVIDAPSLAGEKTVVLSELDGRQNNPRSVLNEMVLAKVFSRHPYRITPIGERKDVEAFTVDQVRDFYRRHYGPNNATLIVVGDFETAGLLDKVRRYFGSIEPIAGFKPLVPPVEPPQSAEQRVELRRPGRVPALQVLYRTPAANDPDVPAIDVLDTILTNGRSSRLFKALIETGLATGAGGSQSTQKDPGWYSFSITPRQDPETVLKALDATLAEVRSRGVTAAELARAREQVRVGLLLGKDSIEAQANLLGSFQTTFGDYRKLDTYLQRIDRVGSGDIRRVLQKYFEPANRTVGVFIPTDGVATAPQGTPETTQVTSYASGQPVDFDAVSRYLPTLGQSGPVREPRPVEATLPNGIRVQVLRNPSAPTVSVLGRFQAGSAFENPERAGIAGMVGALLDEGTRTRSADELAMKLEDQGIRLGFQARRENTLMQATALAEDLDLLMALGADVVRNPIFPEKELERVRAQYLTSLANTLDSPAGVAQRTFYSLLYPPAHPFHTQITEASLKAITRADLVDFHRRFYRPRDFILTVVGDVDPKRVIEQVRTHFGDWQVEGPAPELKAAPVTPALRREAVVLPGKREAQVILGGVGIARTDPDYYAVLVMNDILGGNTLSSRLGARVRDQLGLTYGVYSRYAPGELAGPFTIQMQTNPTNVERAVAAVGEELERFRKDGPTEAELTRARRSLIDRFPLALTDNAGVANLLLEETIYGLGRDYPTRFVRSLEALKVEDIRRVANRLLQPEAFTTVVVSPNPAPVAKPAASGP is encoded by the coding sequence GTGCTTCTGGTATTGTGGGCGGCAGCGCCTGCCCTCGCCGCCGAGGTGCAGCAGACGATCTTGCCCAACGGCCTGCGGGTACTGACCAAAGAAATCCGCACCAGCCCCGCCGTCACCGTGCAGGTCTGGTACGGCGTCGGATCGCGCGATGAGGTGCCCGGCGGCACGGGTCTGGCCCACCAGCTGGAGCACTTGTTGTTCAAGGGCACCAAAGCCCGCCCGGTGCAGTTCGGCCGGCTGTTCAACGCCCTGGGGGCGGATGCCAACGCTTTTACCAGTTTCGATCAGACCGCCTACTACGCCACCGCCGGTTCGGACAAGCTGGAGGCGCTGTTGCAGCTGGAGGCCGACCGCATGCGCGGTGCGGTCATCGACGCCCCGTCGCTCGCCGGCGAAAAGACCGTCGTGCTCTCCGAACTGGACGGCCGCCAGAACAATCCCCGCTCGGTACTGAACGAAATGGTGCTTGCCAAGGTATTTAGCCGCCATCCCTACCGCATCACACCCATTGGCGAGCGCAAAGACGTCGAGGCGTTCACAGTCGATCAGGTGCGCGATTTTTACCGCCGCCACTACGGTCCCAACAACGCCACGCTCATCGTTGTGGGCGATTTTGAGACCGCCGGGCTGCTCGATAAGGTGCGCCGCTACTTTGGGTCGATTGAACCGATAGCCGGTTTCAAGCCGCTGGTGCCCCCGGTCGAGCCGCCCCAGAGCGCCGAGCAGCGCGTCGAGTTGCGCCGTCCCGGCCGGGTGCCCGCCCTGCAGGTGCTCTACCGCACCCCCGCCGCGAACGACCCCGATGTGCCGGCAATCGACGTGCTCGACACGATTCTCACCAACGGCCGCAGCAGCCGGCTCTTTAAAGCGCTCATCGAGACGGGCCTCGCCACCGGGGCCGGGGGCAGCCAGTCGACCCAAAAGGACCCCGGCTGGTACAGCTTCAGCATCACCCCCCGCCAGGACCCTGAAACCGTACTCAAGGCCCTCGATGCCACCCTCGCCGAGGTCCGTAGCCGGGGGGTCACGGCGGCGGAACTGGCCCGCGCCCGCGAACAGGTGCGCGTCGGCCTGCTATTGGGCAAAGATTCGATCGAAGCCCAGGCCAACCTGCTCGGCTCCTTTCAGACCACCTTTGGCGATTACCGCAAACTCGACACGTACCTGCAGCGGATCGACCGGGTGGGTTCGGGGGATATCCGGCGGGTGCTGCAGAAGTACTTCGAGCCCGCCAACCGCACCGTGGGGGTATTCATCCCCACCGACGGGGTGGCCACCGCTCCCCAGGGCACACCCGAGACCACCCAGGTCACCTCCTACGCGAGCGGTCAGCCGGTGGACTTTGACGCGGTGAGCCGCTACCTGCCCACCCTCGGTCAATCCGGTCCGGTGCGTGAGCCGCGGCCGGTGGAGGCGACTTTGCCCAACGGCATCCGCGTGCAGGTGCTGCGCAACCCGAGTGCGCCCACCGTGTCGGTGTTGGGCCGCTTCCAGGCGGGTTCGGCCTTCGAAAATCCCGAGCGCGCCGGGATCGCCGGGATGGTGGGCGCGCTCTTAGACGAGGGCACCCGCACCCGCAGCGCCGACGAATTGGCGATGAAGCTGGAGGATCAGGGCATCCGCCTGGGTTTCCAGGCCCGCCGCGAGAACACCCTGATGCAAGCTACGGCCCTCGCTGAAGATCTCGACCTGCTGATGGCGCTGGGCGCCGATGTGGTGCGCAACCCCATCTTTCCTGAAAAAGAACTGGAGCGCGTGCGCGCCCAGTACCTCACCAGCCTTGCCAACACCCTGGACAGCCCGGCGGGGGTGGCCCAGCGCACGTTTTACTCGCTGCTGTACCCGCCGGCGCACCCCTTTCATACCCAGATCACCGAGGCTTCGCTCAAGGCGATCACCCGCGCGGACCTGGTCGATTTTCACCGCCGCTTCTACCGGCCCCGGGACTTCATTTTGACGGTGGTGGGCGACGTCGATCCGAAGCGGGTGATTGAGCAGGTGCGCACCCACTTCGGCGATTGGCAAGTCGAAGGACCGGCGCCCGAGTTGAAGGCCGCCCCGGTCACCCCGGCCTTGCGCCGCGAGGCGGTGGTCCTGCCCGGCAAGCGCGAAGCGCAGGTGATCCTGGGCGGTGTCGGCATTGCCCGCACCGATCCTGACTACTACGCGGTGCTGGTGATGAACGACATTCTGGGGGGCAATACGCTTTCCAGCCGCCTGGGCGCGCGGGTGCGCGACCAGTTGGGTCTCACCTACGGCGTCTACTCGCGCTACGCCCCCGGCGAACTCGCCGGTCCGTTCACGATCCAGATGCAGACCAATCCGACCAACGTCGAGCGGGCGGTGGCCGCTGTGGGCGAAGAATTGGAGCGCTTTCGCAAGGACGGCCCGACCGAAGCCGAACTCACGCGCGCCCGCCGCTCGCTTATCGATCGTTTTCCGCTGGCGCTCACCGACAACGCCGGGGTGGCCAATCTGCTGCTCGAAGAAACGATCTACGGCCTCGGCCGCGACTACCCCACCCGCTTCGTGCGTTCTTTAGAAGCGCTCAAAGTCGAAGACATCCGCCGGGTGGCCAACCGCCTGCTGCAGCCGGAGGCCTTCACCACCGTGGTGGTCAGCCCCAACCCTGCTCCGGTCGCTAAACCGGCCGCAAGTGGGCCCTGA
- a CDS encoding tetratricopeptide repeat protein, giving the protein MKHSLIIWFAGLFVWVSPAVYAHSSQRTEDGPTPVHLAQVGIGRYEAQQRFNEAGAKAERGDYAGAIADYSEAIRLYPQYYQALGKRADTRLKMDDLQGAVADYKAMLRVYPNDIGVYHNLAKAYFTLKNYPDTVIYTGEALNRNPGMIDVRQLRARALVRQGEFARAVADYNEILQNQPEEAAVLALRARAYQRLGDYTRAFDDFSAALQLNPKLADIYAYRAAMRLDQGSNLAALEDGDQAIKQGEKTALIYFVQGNARFNLGQAAQAEAAYREGEALPFGQAGDPDDFDYKLRADARLNQKRYKEALADYTEALKLNPSYPEAYFKRGNLRVTIEDRAGAISDLRQARQLFAGRGDTLNAKRAETLLVKLQAAPTS; this is encoded by the coding sequence GTGAAGCACAGCCTGATCATCTGGTTTGCCGGTCTTTTCGTGTGGGTTTCACCCGCAGTGTACGCGCACTCCAGCCAACGCACCGAGGATGGCCCAACCCCTGTCCACCTTGCCCAGGTGGGCATCGGCCGCTACGAAGCGCAGCAGCGGTTCAACGAGGCCGGCGCGAAGGCCGAGCGGGGCGATTACGCCGGGGCGATCGCCGACTACAGCGAGGCGATTCGTCTCTATCCACAGTACTACCAGGCGCTGGGCAAACGCGCCGACACCCGTTTAAAAATGGACGACCTGCAGGGTGCCGTCGCCGACTACAAAGCGATGCTGCGCGTCTACCCCAACGACATCGGCGTTTACCACAACCTCGCCAAGGCCTATTTCACACTCAAAAATTACCCCGATACGGTCATCTACACCGGCGAAGCGCTCAACCGCAACCCCGGCATGATCGACGTGCGCCAGCTGCGCGCCCGGGCGCTGGTCAGGCAGGGAGAATTTGCCCGCGCCGTGGCCGATTACAACGAAATTCTCCAGAACCAGCCGGAGGAGGCAGCCGTGCTTGCCCTTCGCGCCCGGGCCTACCAGCGCCTGGGGGACTACACCCGGGCGTTCGACGATTTCAGCGCCGCTCTGCAACTCAACCCGAAGCTCGCGGATATCTATGCCTACCGTGCCGCGATGCGCCTCGACCAGGGGTCGAACCTGGCGGCCCTTGAAGATGGCGACCAGGCCATCAAGCAGGGGGAAAAAACGGCGCTGATCTACTTCGTCCAGGGCAACGCCCGCTTCAACCTCGGCCAGGCGGCCCAGGCGGAAGCAGCCTACCGCGAGGGCGAGGCATTACCCTTTGGCCAGGCGGGGGATCCCGACGATTTCGATTACAAACTGCGCGCCGACGCCCGGCTCAATCAAAAGCGCTACAAAGAAGCCCTGGCCGATTACACCGAGGCGCTCAAGCTCAACCCCAGCTACCCCGAGGCTTACTTTAAGCGCGGCAACCTGCGGGTGACCATCGAAGATCGCGCCGGAGCAATTAGCGACCTGCGCCAGGCCCGGCAGTTGTTCGCCGGCCGCGGCGACACCCTCAACGCCAAGCGGGCCGAAACGCTGCTGGTGAAGCTGCAGGCGGCACCCACCTCCTAG
- a CDS encoding putative sensor domain DACNV-containing protein — protein MSHAYPRDLASFVLKHWSRSEAQAADGAAVAQQTPLPPLNVLEEILSTSYQASLLVDEQRPVTFRLIFCEPVDLPSGDGPPQGLHRLLFDELQPFTPHDLRRLSPAATFDRSLIGICLDGEGELKIWGIAHSGVRWLRPLRGGRAPGRPLPPALVICTSGRGRLEVCRGSVAVAQLNEGRLLSATTNVFDSHWLPAGFAQVRSELIALHSEARERSAEPWATLDGRTIQSLGQNIVKRIIATIRTRHHGGMVIFVDPERAQALTQKNPYLSFKYGFKPEEPQARFRTLLLKIMNALAALNGGSERPVGWREYEQSNNPLLATLDEALFETAHFVADLAAVDGAVVMTRRFELLGFGGFIACDNVDVRVVARALDLEGEQVSFESTASVGTRHRSAYRLCHQLHDAMAIVVSQDGNVRFVRWNDGFVTCWSQQTLLELGEF, from the coding sequence ATGAGCCACGCTTACCCCCGGGATCTGGCTTCCTTCGTGCTCAAGCACTGGAGCCGCAGCGAGGCGCAAGCCGCCGATGGCGCCGCAGTCGCCCAACAGACCCCGCTGCCGCCTTTGAATGTGCTCGAAGAGATCCTTTCGACGAGTTATCAGGCGAGTTTGCTGGTCGACGAGCAGCGCCCCGTCACCTTCCGGCTGATCTTTTGCGAACCGGTCGATTTGCCGTCGGGGGACGGTCCACCCCAGGGGTTGCACCGCCTGCTGTTCGACGAATTGCAACCGTTTACCCCCCACGATCTGCGGCGGCTCTCGCCCGCGGCCACCTTCGACCGCTCGCTCATCGGCATCTGCCTGGACGGCGAAGGGGAACTGAAAATCTGGGGCATCGCCCACTCCGGCGTGCGCTGGTTGCGGCCGCTGCGCGGCGGGCGCGCTCCCGGCAGGCCGCTACCCCCGGCCCTGGTGATCTGTACCAGCGGACGGGGACGCCTCGAGGTCTGCAGGGGCTCCGTCGCCGTCGCCCAGCTCAACGAAGGCCGCTTGCTCTCGGCGACGACGAACGTCTTCGATTCCCATTGGCTGCCGGCCGGTTTTGCCCAGGTCCGCAGCGAACTGATTGCGCTGCACAGCGAGGCGCGCGAGCGCTCGGCAGAACCCTGGGCCACCCTGGATGGCCGGACTATCCAGTCGCTCGGCCAGAATATCGTCAAGCGCATCATCGCCACGATCCGCACCCGCCACCACGGCGGCATGGTGATCTTTGTCGATCCCGAGCGCGCCCAGGCACTCACCCAGAAGAACCCGTATCTGAGCTTTAAGTACGGCTTCAAGCCGGAGGAGCCGCAGGCGCGCTTTCGCACGCTGCTGCTGAAGATCATGAATGCCCTGGCCGCCCTCAACGGCGGCAGCGAACGGCCGGTGGGCTGGCGCGAGTACGAACAGAGCAACAACCCCCTGCTTGCCACCCTCGACGAAGCCCTCTTCGAGACCGCCCACTTTGTGGCGGATCTGGCGGCGGTCGACGGCGCGGTGGTCATGACTCGGCGCTTTGAGCTGCTGGGTTTTGGTGGATTTATCGCCTGCGACAACGTCGATGTGCGGGTGGTGGCGCGCGCCCTCGATCTCGAAGGCGAGCAGGTGAGTTTCGAATCGACCGCGAGCGTCGGAACCCGCCACCGCTCCGCCTACCGCCTGTGCCACCAGTTGCACGACGCGATGGCCATCGTCGTCTCCCAGGACGGCAACGTGCGCTTTGTGCGCTGGAACGACGGCTTTGTCACCTGTTGGTCGCAGCAGACGCTGCTGGAACTGGGCGAATTTTGA